Proteins found in one Aphelocoma coerulescens isolate FSJ_1873_10779 chromosome 27, UR_Acoe_1.0, whole genome shotgun sequence genomic segment:
- the FZD2 gene encoding frizzled-2, giving the protein MGPPGVLPALAWLLAGLSVPVPSRAQLHGEKGISIPDHGFCQPISIPLCTDIAYNQTIMPNLLGHTNQEDAGLEVHQFYPLVKVQCSLELKFFLCSMYAPVCTVLEQAIPPCRSICERARQGCEALMNKFGFQWPERLRCENFPRHGAEQICVGQNHSEDGGSPALLTSATPLAGQGTPGAPRYATLDHPFHCPRALKVPSYLNYKFLGEKDCAAPCEPTRPDGHMFFNEDEIRFARIWILIWSVLCCASTFFTVTTYLVDMQRFRYPERPIIFLSGCYTMVSVAYIAGFVLEERVVCNERFQEDGYRTVVQGTKKEGCTILFMMLYFFSMASSIWWVILSLTWFLAAGMKWGHEAIEANSQYFHLAAWAVPAVKTITILAMGQIDGDLLSGVCFVGLNNIDPLRGFVLAPLFVYLFIGTSFLLAGFVSLFRIRTIMKHGGTKTEKLERLMVRIGVFSVLYTVPATIVIACYFYEQAFREHWERSWISQNCKSLAIPCPLHFTPRMTPDFTVYMIKYLMTLIVGITSGFWIWSGKTLHSWRKFYTRLTNSKQGETTV; this is encoded by the coding sequence ATGGGCCCCCCCGGCGTGCTGCCCgccctggcctggctgctggCGGGGCTGAGCGTGCCGGTGCCGAGCCGGGCCCAGCTACACGGCGAGAAGGGCATCTCCATCCCCGACCACGGCTTCTGCCAGCCCATCTCCATCCCGCTCTGCACCGACATTGCCTACAACCAGACCATCATGCCCAACCTGCTGGGTCACACAAACCAGGAGGACGCGGGGCTGGAGGTCCACCAGTTCTACCCGCTGGTGAAGGTGCAGTGCTCGCTGGAGCTGAAGTTCTTCCTGTGTTCCATGTACGCGCCCGTGTGCACGGTGCTGGAGCAGGCCATCCCGCCCTGCCGCTCCATCTGCGAGCGGGCGCGCCAGGGCTGCGAGGCCCTCATGAATAAATTTGGCTTCCAGTGGCCGGAGCGCTTGCGGTGTGAGAACTTCCCCCGGCACGGCGCCGAGCAGATCTGCGTGGGGCAGAACCACTCGGAGGATGGCGGCTCGCCGGCACTGCTGACCAGTGCCACGCCGCTGGCCGGCCAGGGCACCCCCGGCGCTCCCCGCTATGCCACCCTTGACCACCCCTTCCACTGCCCACGGGCACTGAAGGTGCCCAGCTACCTCAACTACAAGTTCCTGGGGGAGAAGGACTGTGCGGCGCCCTGTGAGCCCACCCGTCCCGACGGCCACATGTTCTTCAACGAGGACGAGATCCGCTTCGCCCGCATCTGGATCCTCATCTGGTCCGTCCTGTGCTGCGCCTCCACCTTCTTCACTGTCACCACCTACCTGGTGGACATGCAGCGCTTCCGCTACCCCGAGCGACCCATCATCTTCCTCTCGGGGTGCTACACCATGGTGTCGGTGGCCTACATCGCCGGCTTCGTGCTGGAGGAGAGGGTGGTCTGCAATGAGCGCTTCCAGGAGGACGGCTACCGCACTGTGGTGCAGGGCACCAAGAAGGAGGGCTGCACCATCCTCTTCATGATGCTCTACTTCTTCAGCATGGCCAGCTCCATCTGGTGGGTCATCCTCTCCCTTACCTGGTTCCTGGCTGCTGGCATGAAATGGGGCCACGAGGCCATCGAGGCCAACTCCCAGTACTTCCACTTGGCCGCCTGGGCTGTGCCGGCCGTCAAGACCATCACCATCCTGGCCATGGGGCAGATCGACGGGGACCTGCTGAGCGGTGTCTGCTTCGTGGGCCTCAACAACATCGACCCTCTGCGGGGCTTTGTGCTGGCCCCGCTCTTCGTCTACCTCTTCATCGGCACCTCCTTCCTCCTGGCCGGCTTCGTCTCCCTCTTCCGCATCCGCACCATCATGAAGCACGGCGGCACCAAGACGGAGAAGCTGGAGCGGCTCATGGTTCGCATCGGGGTCTTCAGCGTCCTCTACACCGTCCCGGCCACCATCGTCATCGCCTGCTACTTCTACGAGCAGGCGTTCCGCGAGCACTGGGAGCGCAGCTGGATCAGCCAGAACTGCAAGAGCTTGGCCATCCCCTGCCCGCTCCACTTCACGCCCCGCATGACTCCCGACTTCACCGTCTACATGATCAAGTATCTCATGACTCTGATCGTGGGCATCACCTCCGGGTTCTGGATATGGTCGGGCAAAACCCTGCACTCCTGGAGGAAGTTCTACACTCGGCTCACCAACAGCAAGCAGGGCGAGACCACGGTGtga